A genomic window from Balaenoptera acutorostrata chromosome 20, mBalAcu1.1, whole genome shotgun sequence includes:
- the C20H17orf100 gene encoding LOW QUALITY PROTEIN: uncharacterized protein C17orf100 homolog (The sequence of the model RefSeq protein was modified relative to this genomic sequence to represent the inferred CDS: substituted 1 base at 1 genomic stop codon), giving the protein MASPLGGKPSPPRAESARYEEAATVRVETSSHRVETSSRQVRRSSRQVETTQRRSXGRSVSLSGKRLPRVFEVSYQHVETASQRTETASRRVRASSLRVETSLHRVESPPRREQPAARQNVQKAR; this is encoded by the coding sequence ATGGCCTCACCCCTTGGGGGAAAGCCCTCTCCGCCCCGGGCGGAGTCCGCCCGCTACGAGGAGGCGGCGACGGTCCGCGTGGAGACCTCGTCCCACCGCGTGGAGACGTCCTCCCGTCAGGTGCGGAGGTCTTCCCGGCAGGTGGAGACTACGCAGCGCCGCAGCTAGGGGCGCTCCGTCTCCCTCTCTGGGAAACGGCTCCCTCGCGTCTTCGAGGTGTCATACCAGCACGTGGAAACTGCCTCTCAGCGCACGGAGACGGCCTCCCGCCGCGTCAGGGCCTCGTCTCTGCGGGTGGAGACGTCTCTGCACCGCGTGGAGAGCCCGCCGCGGCGGGAGCAGCCGGCCGCTCGCCAAAATGTCCAAAAGGCCCGATGA